Proteins encoded together in one Catellatospora citrea window:
- a CDS encoding S1 family serine peptidase: MRAIALFMCVTAMAVAAAAPAVAKPADPPQVEVIGGARAGAGEFPWMVRLNNGCAGTLVRTQYVLTAAHCVGRTGANTSITVTAGAADLGSGKTFQVRSSQVWRARGFSDVTRGDDWAVIRLARPVDGPVVALPSGGGLDNGTLTAVGWGATREGSRAQQRYLRKVQVPYVADGACGKIYRSHGYGFTDTDMICAGDLKRGGKDSCQGDSGGPLLRRDGARWVQVGIVSWGVGCGRAAYPGVYTQVSHFAADINAAIEENAARG; encoded by the coding sequence ATGCGGGCGATCGCGCTGTTCATGTGCGTGACGGCGATGGCCGTGGCCGCGGCGGCGCCCGCCGTGGCGAAACCGGCGGACCCGCCGCAGGTCGAGGTGATCGGCGGGGCCCGCGCGGGCGCGGGGGAGTTCCCCTGGATGGTGCGCCTGAACAACGGCTGCGCCGGCACCCTGGTGCGCACCCAGTACGTGCTGACCGCCGCGCACTGCGTGGGGCGCACCGGCGCGAACACGTCGATCACGGTGACCGCGGGTGCGGCCGATCTCGGCTCGGGCAAGACGTTCCAGGTGCGCAGCAGCCAGGTGTGGCGGGCCCGCGGCTTCTCCGACGTGACCCGGGGCGACGACTGGGCGGTGATCCGGCTGGCCCGCCCCGTCGACGGGCCGGTGGTCGCCCTGCCTTCCGGCGGCGGCCTGGACAACGGCACGCTCACCGCGGTCGGCTGGGGCGCGACCCGGGAGGGCTCCCGCGCCCAGCAGCGCTACCTGCGCAAGGTCCAGGTGCCGTACGTCGCCGACGGCGCCTGCGGCAAGATCTACCGCTCGCACGGGTACGGCTTCACCGACACGGACATGATCTGCGCCGGCGACCTCAAGCGCGGCGGCAAGGACAGCTGCCAGGGCGACTCGGGCGGCCCGCTGCTGCGCCGCGACGGCGCGCGCTGGGTGCAGGTCGGCATCGTCAGCTGGGGGGTGGGCTGCGGCCGCGCGGCATACCCCGGTGTCTATACCCAGGTGTCGCACTTCGCCGCGGATATCAACGCGGCCATTGAGGAGAACGCCGCGCGCGGTTAG
- a CDS encoding NAD-dependent epimerase/dehydratase family protein: MHVIVGAGPVGSATALLLAERGEQVRIVTRRGAGPQAPGIELVAADASDATRLAELTEGATALYNCANPAYHRWLTDWPPLAAALLHAAETSGAVLVTMGNLYGYGPVTGPITHHTPLAATHPKLAMRVRMWEDALAAHRAGRLRTTEARASDFAGPGSYGVLNEMALSRTAKGGTAYVMGDPDAPHSWTAIADVARTLVTLATDERAWGQAWLVPTPPAISIRQAARRANELAGLPPAKVSRVPYPVLWAAGLFSTMLREMRTTHYQFAAPFVLDSSHTEQVFGLKPTPLDETLAATAASYRDA; the protein is encoded by the coding sequence ATGCACGTGATCGTCGGCGCGGGACCCGTGGGCTCCGCCACCGCACTGCTGCTGGCCGAGCGCGGCGAGCAGGTCCGGATCGTCACCCGCCGGGGCGCCGGCCCGCAGGCGCCCGGCATCGAGCTGGTCGCCGCCGACGCCTCCGACGCGACCCGGCTCGCCGAGCTGACCGAGGGCGCGACAGCCCTCTACAACTGCGCGAACCCGGCGTACCACCGCTGGCTGACCGACTGGCCCCCGCTGGCCGCGGCCCTGCTGCACGCCGCGGAGACCTCCGGCGCGGTGCTGGTGACCATGGGCAACCTGTACGGCTACGGCCCCGTCACCGGACCGATCACCCACCACACCCCGCTCGCCGCGACGCACCCGAAGCTGGCGATGCGCGTGCGCATGTGGGAGGACGCGCTGGCCGCGCACCGGGCCGGCCGGCTGCGCACCACCGAGGCGCGGGCCAGCGACTTCGCCGGGCCGGGCTCCTACGGGGTGCTGAACGAGATGGCGCTGTCGCGCACCGCGAAGGGCGGCACCGCGTACGTCATGGGCGACCCGGACGCCCCGCACAGCTGGACCGCGATCGCCGACGTGGCCCGCACCCTGGTCACGCTCGCCACCGACGAGCGGGCCTGGGGCCAGGCCTGGCTGGTGCCCACCCCGCCGGCGATCTCCATCCGCCAGGCGGCCCGGCGGGCGAACGAGCTGGCCGGCCTACCCCCGGCCAAGGTGAGCCGGGTGCCGTACCCGGTGCTGTGGGCGGCGGGTCTCTTCTCGACGATGCTGAGGGAGATGCGGACCACGCACTACCAGTTCGCCGCGCCGTTCGTCCTGGACAGCTCGCACACCGAGCAGGTCTTCGGCCTCAAGCCGACGCCGCTGGACGAGACCCTCGCCGCCACCGCGGCGAGCTACCGCGACGCCTGA
- a CDS encoding lytic transglycosylase domain-containing protein: MSRQRRAPRRAHPATGRLIVRTLAVLTLLGGVAAATRLDETEQWQADTLNSGQAQIAAQAESAALTLQQHQLLVEAKDRAAAEAKAAAARAAAVEKEVSRRGAARTTTPVDFGPIPSSCQEFSGNRAIGCALVLAAGMDLTQMACLNKLWTRESGWNPLAHNKSSGAHGIPQAVPGSKMGKFGADWETNPAVQIKWGLEYIKNRYGTPCGAWQQSEEEGWY; the protein is encoded by the coding sequence GTGTCCCGGCAACGCCGCGCCCCTCGCCGGGCGCACCCCGCGACCGGCCGCCTGATCGTGCGCACGCTCGCCGTGCTGACCCTGCTCGGCGGGGTGGCCGCCGCGACGCGCCTCGACGAGACCGAGCAGTGGCAGGCCGACACCCTCAACTCGGGCCAGGCGCAGATCGCCGCGCAGGCCGAGTCGGCCGCCCTCACCCTGCAGCAGCACCAGCTCCTCGTCGAGGCCAAGGACCGCGCCGCGGCCGAGGCCAAAGCGGCCGCGGCCCGTGCCGCCGCGGTGGAGAAGGAGGTCAGCCGCCGCGGCGCGGCACGGACCACCACCCCCGTCGACTTCGGGCCCATCCCCAGCAGCTGCCAGGAGTTCAGTGGCAACCGCGCGATCGGGTGCGCCCTGGTGCTCGCCGCAGGCATGGACCTGACGCAGATGGCCTGCCTGAACAAGCTGTGGACCCGCGAGTCCGGCTGGAACCCCTTGGCCCACAACAAGAGCTCCGGGGCGCACGGCATCCCGCAGGCGGTGCCCGGCAGCAAGATGGGGAAGTTCGGCGCCGACTGGGAGACCAACCCGGCCGTGCAGATCAAGTGGGGCCTGGAATACATCAAGAACCGCTACGGCACCCCTTGCGGCGCGTGGCAGCAGTCCGAGGAAGAGGGCTGGTACTGA
- the glpX gene encoding class II fructose-bisphosphatase — MATRTPQDLDRNLALDLVRVTEAAAMAAGRWVGRGDKEGGDGAAVDAMRKLINSLPMTGTVVIGEGEKDNAPMLFNGERVGDGTGPEVDVAVDPIDGTTLMSKGMPNALAVLAVAERGAMFDPSAVFYMEKLVVGPEAADVIDITAGWTENLRRIAKAKRVRVSDLTVCILDRPRHADLIREVRDAGARINFISDGDIAGAIYAARDQSDVDVLMGIGGTPEGITAACALKCLGGAMQARLWPQDAAERERAVAAGHDLDRVLTTDDLVTGENVFFVATGVTSGDLLRGVRYRDNGAYTQSIVMRSKSGTIRVIDSYHRLEKLAGYSLVDFA; from the coding sequence ATGGCGACCCGTACTCCGCAGGATCTCGACCGGAACCTGGCGCTCGATCTCGTCCGGGTGACCGAGGCGGCGGCCATGGCCGCGGGCCGCTGGGTCGGCCGGGGCGACAAGGAGGGCGGCGACGGCGCGGCCGTCGACGCCATGCGCAAGCTGATCAACTCGCTGCCCATGACCGGCACCGTGGTCATCGGCGAGGGCGAGAAGGACAACGCCCCGATGCTGTTCAACGGCGAGCGGGTCGGCGACGGCACCGGCCCCGAGGTCGACGTGGCGGTGGACCCGATCGACGGCACCACGCTGATGAGCAAGGGCATGCCGAACGCGTTGGCCGTGCTCGCCGTCGCCGAGCGCGGCGCGATGTTCGACCCGAGCGCCGTCTTCTACATGGAGAAGCTGGTCGTCGGCCCCGAGGCGGCCGACGTGATCGACATCACCGCCGGCTGGACCGAGAACCTGCGCCGCATCGCCAAGGCCAAGCGGGTGCGCGTGTCCGACCTGACCGTCTGCATCCTGGACCGGCCCCGCCACGCCGACCTGATCCGCGAGGTCCGTGACGCGGGCGCCCGGATCAACTTCATCTCCGACGGCGACATCGCCGGCGCCATCTACGCCGCCCGCGACCAGTCCGACGTCGACGTGCTGATGGGCATCGGCGGCACGCCCGAGGGCATCACCGCCGCGTGCGCGCTCAAGTGCCTGGGCGGCGCGATGCAGGCCCGGCTGTGGCCGCAGGACGCGGCCGAGCGCGAGCGGGCCGTCGCCGCCGGGCACGACCTGGACCGGGTGCTCACCACCGACGACCTGGTCACCGGCGAGAACGTGTTCTTCGTGGCCACCGGTGTCACCTCCGGCGACCTGCTGCGCGGCGTGCGCTACCGCGACAACGGCGCATACACCCAGTCGATCGTCATGCGGTCGAAGTCCGGCACCATCCGCGTCATCGACTCGTACCACCGCCTGGAGAAGCTCGCCGGGTACTCGCTGGTCGACTTCGCGTGA
- a CDS encoding MerR family transcriptional regulator: MKISELSRSSGVSLPTVKYYLREGLLPPGRAMGRNQAEYGDAHLRRLRLIRALIDVGSLSVAAVRQVLRAVDDAELPGHDLLGTAHEAIAGTPRADRGTAGWQAARAEAARIVTERGWRVHAHAPALDQLADAIVALRELGQEDMLAMVDGYAEATERLAVQEVGLVLARADRAAMVEGVVTGTVLGEAVLTALRRLAQEHTSAGLTEAS; encoded by the coding sequence ATGAAGATTTCCGAGTTGAGCCGCAGCAGCGGGGTCTCGCTGCCCACGGTCAAGTACTACCTCCGCGAGGGGCTGCTCCCGCCCGGCCGGGCGATGGGCCGCAACCAGGCCGAATACGGCGACGCGCACCTGCGCCGGCTGCGCCTGATCCGGGCCCTGATCGACGTCGGCAGCCTGAGCGTGGCCGCGGTGCGCCAGGTGCTGCGGGCCGTCGACGACGCCGAGCTGCCGGGCCACGACCTGCTCGGCACCGCGCACGAGGCGATCGCGGGCACGCCGCGCGCCGATCGCGGCACCGCGGGCTGGCAGGCGGCGCGAGCCGAGGCCGCCCGGATCGTGACGGAGCGGGGCTGGCGGGTGCACGCGCACGCCCCGGCGCTGGACCAGCTCGCCGACGCCATCGTGGCGCTGCGCGAACTCGGCCAGGAGGACATGCTGGCGATGGTCGACGGCTACGCCGAGGCGACCGAGCGGCTGGCCGTGCAGGAGGTCGGCCTCGTGCTGGCGCGCGCGGACCGGGCCGCCATGGTCGAGGGCGTGGTCACCGGCACCGTGCTCGGCGAGGCGGTGCTCACCGCACTGCGCCGGCTGGCCCAGGAGCACACCAGCGCCGGCCTGACCGAAGCCTCCTGA
- a CDS encoding carbohydrate kinase family protein, translating into MIVVAGEQVVDLVPAGAGLLRAALGGGPANTAIAAARLGAPVAMAARVGRDSFGTAFRGRLTSSGVDTQYLVATSQPSALALATVGDDGEALYDFWLAGAADFGWRERELPELPDGSTIHIGSLAAFLPPGADTLERWALRHRDRCTITFDPNVRGVALARPDSLVRLERLVELAHLVRASEGDLTHAYPHVPPMETARRWLAAGPRLLVLTHGDAGAVALTATEEVTVAAPAITMIDSIGAGDTAMGALLAWLHTAGRLDDQLARELAPETLRLMLRHMCDAAALTCTRPGADPPTLDELRAFQLV; encoded by the coding sequence GTGATCGTGGTAGCCGGAGAGCAAGTCGTCGACCTCGTCCCCGCCGGGGCGGGCCTGCTGCGCGCCGCGCTCGGCGGCGGCCCTGCCAACACTGCCATCGCGGCGGCCCGGCTCGGCGCGCCCGTGGCGATGGCGGCCCGGGTCGGCCGCGACTCGTTCGGCACCGCGTTCCGCGGGCGGCTCACCTCGTCCGGCGTGGACACGCAGTACCTGGTCGCCACGTCCCAGCCGTCGGCGCTGGCGCTGGCCACGGTCGGCGACGACGGCGAGGCGCTGTACGACTTCTGGCTGGCCGGGGCCGCCGACTTCGGCTGGCGCGAGCGCGAGCTGCCCGAGCTGCCCGACGGCAGCACCATCCACATCGGCTCGCTGGCCGCGTTCCTGCCGCCGGGGGCGGACACCCTGGAGCGCTGGGCGCTGCGTCACCGCGACCGGTGCACGATCACCTTCGACCCGAACGTGCGCGGCGTCGCGCTGGCCCGCCCCGACTCCCTGGTCCGGCTGGAACGCCTGGTCGAGCTCGCTCATCTGGTACGTGCCAGCGAGGGCGACCTGACCCACGCGTACCCGCACGTGCCGCCGATGGAGACGGCACGCCGCTGGCTGGCCGCCGGCCCGCGGCTGCTGGTGCTGACCCACGGCGACGCGGGCGCGGTGGCGCTGACCGCGACCGAGGAGGTGACCGTCGCCGCGCCCGCCATCACGATGATCGACTCCATCGGGGCGGGCGACACCGCGATGGGCGCGCTGCTGGCCTGGCTGCACACCGCCGGACGGCTGGACGACCAGCTCGCCCGCGAACTGGCGCCGGAGACGCTGCGGCTGATGCTGCGGCACATGTGCGACGCCGCCGCGCTCACCTGCACGCGCCCCGGCGCCGACCCGCCCACCCTCGACGAGCTGCGCGCCTTCCAACTGGTCTAG
- a CDS encoding DUF4188 domain-containing protein, which yields MAAVVPGRMSADIEGDFVVFLIGMRFNKPWKIHKWWGAFAAMPRMLRVLAQRPEIGLLSVEYAITPRGPLTIQYWRSVEQLEAFAKDAALPHHPAWRAFNKVVGGNGDVGIWHETYLVSAGRYEVLYGNMPPFGLARAGEHVPVARKGDTAAARRGASTT from the coding sequence ATGGCAGCCGTGGTTCCGGGCCGGATGTCGGCCGACATCGAGGGCGACTTCGTGGTCTTCCTGATCGGCATGCGGTTCAACAAGCCTTGGAAGATCCACAAGTGGTGGGGCGCGTTCGCCGCGATGCCGCGCATGCTGCGCGTGCTCGCCCAGCGCCCCGAGATCGGCCTGCTCTCGGTGGAGTATGCGATCACCCCGCGCGGCCCGCTGACCATTCAGTACTGGCGCAGTGTGGAGCAGCTGGAGGCGTTCGCTAAGGACGCCGCGCTGCCGCACCACCCGGCCTGGCGCGCCTTCAACAAGGTCGTCGGCGGCAACGGCGACGTCGGCATCTGGCACGAGACCTACCTGGTCAGCGCGGGTCGCTACGAGGTGCTCTACGGCAACATGCCGCCGTTCGGGCTGGCCCGCGCGGGCGAGCACGTACCCGTGGCGCGCAAGGGCGATACGGCTGCCGCCCGCCGGGGAGCTTCGACAACATAA
- a CDS encoding transglycosylase SLT domain-containing protein produces MSTPRDPQPGRHRELRQRTGLAGLLAVHSRKIAIGVLCAAVLGAVGYGLAGNADPTPTATELAAARAAEADAASRDYTRLDATPTPSASVSATPTPSLSASPATTSRAQPPATAKPKPSATRTTTTPTPSSCKGFSGNQLTACKLLPSFGFAYSQMSPLVKLWQHESGWNHKAENSGSGAYGIPQALPGSKMAKFGDDWKTNPATQIKWGLDYIKNRYSTPAGAWSHFQDVSWY; encoded by the coding sequence GTGTCGACACCCCGTGACCCCCAGCCGGGCCGCCACCGTGAACTCCGTCAGCGCACCGGCCTGGCCGGGCTGCTGGCCGTCCACTCCCGAAAGATCGCGATCGGCGTGCTCTGCGCCGCGGTCCTCGGTGCGGTCGGCTACGGCCTCGCCGGCAACGCCGACCCGACGCCCACAGCCACCGAGCTGGCCGCCGCCCGCGCCGCCGAGGCCGACGCCGCCAGCCGCGACTACACCCGCCTCGACGCCACGCCGACGCCCAGCGCCAGCGTCAGCGCCACGCCGACGCCGAGCCTGAGCGCGTCCCCCGCCACGACGTCGCGGGCGCAGCCGCCGGCCACGGCCAAGCCCAAGCCGTCGGCCACCCGCACCACGACCACGCCCACGCCGTCGTCCTGCAAGGGCTTCAGCGGCAACCAGCTGACCGCGTGCAAGCTGCTGCCCAGTTTCGGGTTCGCGTACAGCCAGATGAGCCCGCTGGTGAAGCTGTGGCAGCACGAGAGCGGCTGGAACCACAAGGCCGAGAACTCCGGCTCCGGGGCGTACGGCATCCCGCAGGCGCTGCCGGGCAGCAAGATGGCGAAGTTCGGCGACGACTGGAAGACCAACCCGGCCACGCAGATCAAGTGGGGTCTGGACTACATCAAGAACCGGTACTCCACGCCCGCCGGCGCGTGGTCGCATTTCCAGGACGTCAGCTGGTACTAG
- a CDS encoding PhoH family protein — protein sequence MVDVPIRTYVLDTSVLLADPAAIRRFSEHNVVLPLVVISELEGKRHHPELGWFARQSLRLLDDLRVKHGRLDVPLPVNDAGGTLRVELNHTDPQLLPSGFRNDTNDARILSVALGLAADGQQVTLVSKDMPLRVKAAAVGLAADEYRHDQAVDPTWSGLAEVDLSDADMAALYAGDGIDHDEAAGLPVHTGLILHAGRGSALGRVHTDKTVRLVRGDREAFGLRGRSAEQRIALDLLLDDSIGIVSLGGRAGTGKSALALCAGLEQVMERGKHKKVIVFRPLYAVGGQELGYLPGTEAEKMSPWAQAVFDTLGALVHDNVRDEVLHRGMLEVLPLTHIRGRSLHDAFVIVDEAQSLERGVLLTVLSRIGAGSRVVLTHDVAQRDNLRVGRHDGVTAVIETLKGHPLFAHVTLTRSERSAIAEVVTDLLEE from the coding sequence ATGGTCGATGTCCCGATACGAACGTACGTACTCGACACCTCCGTGCTGCTGGCTGATCCGGCTGCGATCCGCCGCTTCTCCGAGCACAACGTCGTGCTGCCGCTCGTGGTCATCTCCGAGCTGGAGGGCAAGCGGCACCACCCGGAACTCGGCTGGTTCGCCAGGCAGTCGCTGCGGCTGCTGGACGACCTGCGGGTCAAGCACGGCAGGTTGGACGTGCCGCTGCCGGTGAACGACGCCGGCGGAACGCTGCGGGTGGAGCTCAACCACACGGACCCGCAGCTGCTGCCCAGTGGCTTCCGCAACGACACGAACGACGCCCGCATCCTGTCGGTGGCGCTCGGTCTCGCGGCGGACGGGCAGCAGGTGACCCTGGTCAGCAAGGACATGCCGCTGCGGGTCAAGGCCGCCGCGGTGGGCCTGGCGGCCGACGAGTACCGGCACGACCAGGCGGTGGATCCGACCTGGTCCGGCCTCGCGGAGGTGGATCTGTCGGACGCCGACATGGCCGCGCTCTACGCCGGGGACGGCATCGACCATGACGAAGCGGCGGGGCTGCCCGTCCATACCGGACTCATCCTGCACGCGGGGCGCGGTTCGGCGCTGGGCCGCGTGCACACGGACAAGACCGTGCGGCTGGTCCGCGGCGATCGTGAGGCGTTCGGCCTGCGCGGGCGTTCGGCGGAGCAGCGCATCGCACTGGACCTGCTGCTCGACGACAGCATCGGCATCGTCTCGCTGGGTGGCCGGGCCGGCACCGGCAAGTCGGCGCTGGCCCTGTGCGCCGGGCTCGAACAGGTGATGGAGCGGGGCAAGCACAAGAAGGTCATCGTGTTCCGCCCGCTGTACGCCGTCGGCGGCCAGGAGCTGGGCTACCTGCCGGGCACCGAGGCGGAGAAGATGTCGCCGTGGGCGCAGGCGGTGTTCGACACCCTCGGCGCGCTGGTGCACGACAACGTGCGCGACGAGGTGCTGCACCGGGGCATGCTCGAGGTGCTGCCGCTGACCCACATCCGCGGGCGCAGCCTGCACGACGCGTTCGTCATCGTCGACGAGGCGCAGTCGCTGGAACGGGGCGTGCTGCTCACCGTGCTGTCGCGCATCGGCGCCGGTTCGCGGGTGGTGCTCACCCACGACGTGGCGCAGCGGGACAACCTGCGGGTAGGCCGGCACGACGGTGTCACCGCGGTCATCGAGACCCTCAAGGGGCATCCGCTGTTCGCCCACGTGACCCTGACCCGATCGGAGCGTTCCGCGATCGCCGAAGTGGTGACCGATCTCCTGGAGGAGTGA
- a CDS encoding TetR/AcrR family transcriptional regulator has translation MTAKNLRARVRDELTSEIKAIARRQLATEGANLSLRAVARELGMVSSAVYRYFPSRDDLLTALIIDCYDELGAAAESAEAAVDRADLLGRWLAAGHGIRDWALANPAEYALIYGSPVPGYRAPETTIGPAARTTNLILALVADGVAAGTLPAPSTGSGPDPGSAALADPAGALPSMPADLAAELDRIAALVAPTVPRELLARGITAWIQLFGVVTFELFGRFQNLIEDSRRSFFDHQLRVMAGHVGLR, from the coding sequence ATGACCGCCAAGAACCTCCGGGCCCGTGTACGCGATGAGCTGACCAGCGAGATCAAGGCCATCGCGCGGCGCCAGCTCGCCACCGAGGGGGCCAACCTCTCGCTGCGCGCCGTGGCCCGGGAGCTGGGCATGGTCTCGTCGGCGGTCTACCGCTACTTCCCCAGCCGCGACGACCTGCTCACCGCGCTGATCATCGACTGCTACGACGAGCTGGGCGCGGCGGCCGAGTCCGCCGAGGCGGCGGTGGACCGCGCCGACCTGCTCGGCCGATGGCTCGCGGCAGGGCACGGCATCCGGGACTGGGCCCTGGCCAACCCGGCGGAGTACGCCCTGATCTACGGCTCACCGGTGCCGGGCTACCGGGCCCCGGAGACCACCATCGGCCCGGCCGCCCGCACCACGAACCTGATCCTCGCGCTGGTCGCCGACGGCGTCGCCGCCGGCACGCTGCCCGCCCCTTCGACAGGTTCCGGGCCGGACCCGGGCTCCGCCGCCCTCGCCGATCCGGCGGGCGCGCTCCCGTCGATGCCCGCCGACCTGGCCGCCGAACTGGACCGGATCGCCGCGCTGGTCGCCCCCACCGTGCCGCGGGAGCTGCTGGCGCGCGGCATCACCGCTTGGATCCAGCTGTTCGGCGTGGTCACCTTCGAGCTGTTCGGCCGGTTCCAGAACCTGATCGAGGACAGCCGCCGGTCGTTCTTCGACCACCAGCTGCGCGTGATGGCGGGGCACGTCGGTCTGCGATGA
- a CDS encoding DUF4245 family protein yields the protein MSTVETAQTEPTSVPATGGRTPKDMALSLGVLLIPVLLLVLGYRLFYGWDAAVTVDPANAVASAGRASFAPLPAAAPDGWQTVTAKWQPGVLRIGYLDPDNNGARLVQSRTALDALVKDELDGKAQADGETVVGTVSWQRFRAPDGQTVLARTAGNTTTLLIGQGADLTGLAAAIAR from the coding sequence GTGAGCACCGTGGAGACCGCGCAGACCGAGCCGACGTCCGTGCCGGCGACGGGTGGCCGCACCCCGAAGGACATGGCCCTGTCCCTCGGCGTGCTGCTGATCCCGGTGCTGCTCCTGGTGCTGGGCTACCGGCTGTTCTACGGCTGGGACGCCGCCGTGACGGTCGATCCGGCGAACGCCGTCGCCAGCGCCGGGCGGGCGTCGTTCGCCCCGCTGCCGGCGGCCGCCCCCGACGGCTGGCAGACCGTCACCGCGAAGTGGCAGCCGGGCGTGCTGCGCATCGGCTACCTCGACCCCGACAACAACGGGGCGCGGCTGGTGCAGTCCCGCACCGCACTGGACGCCCTGGTCAAGGACGAGCTGGACGGCAAGGCCCAGGCCGACGGCGAGACCGTGGTGGGCACGGTCTCCTGGCAGCGCTTCCGCGCGCCGGACGGGCAGACGGTGCTGGCCCGGACCGCGGGCAACACCACCACGCTGCTCATCGGCCAGGGCGCCGACCTGACCGGGCTGGCCGCGGCCATCGCCCGCTGA
- a CDS encoding NAD(P)/FAD-dependent oxidoreductase: MSERGEVDVAIIGAGPTGLFAAYYAGFRGLSTLVVDALPEAGGQVTAMYPEKMIFDVAGFPAVRGRELIANLVAQAGAFSPTYRLGVQAAALTYADGVPILGLGDGTEVRCGAVLITGGLGSFTPRPLPAAAGFTGTGIIFFVPDPTMLAGKHVVIVGGGDSAFDWALALAGVAASVTLVHRRDKFRAHAATVARVKALPVRIEINSQVTKILGSERVESVELNGTEEIPADVVVAALGFTADLGPLAMWGLALDKRHITVDSTMATNLPRVFAAGDIVEYPGKVRLIATGFGEAATAVNNAAIVIDPSAHLFPGHSSEDVV; this comes from the coding sequence GTGAGCGAGCGTGGCGAGGTCGATGTCGCGATCATCGGGGCGGGGCCGACCGGCCTGTTCGCGGCGTACTACGCCGGGTTCCGGGGGCTGAGCACGCTGGTCGTCGACGCGCTGCCGGAGGCCGGCGGGCAGGTCACCGCCATGTACCCGGAGAAGATGATTTTCGACGTGGCCGGCTTCCCGGCGGTGCGCGGCCGGGAGCTCATCGCGAACCTGGTGGCGCAGGCGGGCGCGTTCTCACCGACGTATCGGCTGGGCGTGCAGGCCGCGGCACTGACCTATGCGGACGGTGTGCCGATCCTCGGGCTCGGCGACGGCACCGAGGTGCGCTGCGGCGCGGTGCTGATCACCGGCGGCCTGGGCTCGTTCACCCCGCGCCCGCTGCCCGCCGCGGCCGGTTTCACCGGCACCGGCATCATCTTCTTCGTGCCGGACCCGACGATGCTGGCCGGCAAGCACGTGGTGATCGTGGGCGGCGGCGACTCGGCGTTCGACTGGGCGCTGGCGCTGGCCGGGGTCGCCGCGAGCGTCACCCTGGTGCACCGGCGCGACAAGTTCCGGGCCCACGCGGCGACCGTGGCGCGGGTCAAGGCGCTGCCGGTGCGCATCGAGATCAACAGCCAGGTCACCAAGATCCTGGGCAGCGAGCGGGTGGAATCGGTCGAGCTGAACGGCACCGAGGAGATCCCCGCCGACGTCGTGGTCGCCGCGCTCGGCTTCACCGCCGACCTCGGTCCGCTGGCGATGTGGGGCCTGGCCCTGGACAAGCGGCACATCACCGTCGACTCGACGATGGCGACCAACCTGCCGCGCGTCTTCGCCGCGGGCGACATCGTGGAGTATCCGGGCAAGGTGCGCCTCATCGCGACCGGCTTCGGCGAGGCCGCCACGGCCGTCAACAACGCGGCGATCGTGATCGATCCGTCGGCGCACCTGTTCCCCGGCCACTCCTCCGAGGACGTCGTCTAG